From one Populus alba chromosome 17, ASM523922v2, whole genome shotgun sequence genomic stretch:
- the LOC118027840 gene encoding transcription activator GLK1 isoform X2, which translates to MQDTATTKDESQEQMENYSTIVNGEFPDFCDGDLLESIDFDDLFVSINEKDVLPNLEMDPEILAEFSVSGSGGEESDVNTSMSNERVVDNSIRRKDEEDKFSGSGLDSSLSSRGEEIVSKKDESVVVNPVPSEDGEKGRKPTTQGKNNNNQRKRKMKVDWTPELHRRFVQAVEQLGVDKAVPSRILELMGIDCLTRHNIASHLQKYRLHQKHLLAREAEAASWSQRRQMYGTAAVSGGGGKTDISAWHAPTMGFPPIIPMHHHFRPLHVWGQPSMDPSLMHMWPKHLAHSPYSPLPPPPTWHQPPPDPSYWHHHAHQRVPNVLNPGTPCFPQPPATIFHAPPVPGIPPHAMYKVDPGTGVPTRHNSGSDPFLDLHPTKESVDAAIGDVLSKPWLPLPLGLKPPATDSVLVELQKQGVPKIPPP; encoded by the exons ATGCA AGACACTGCAACCACCAAGGATGAGAGCCAAGAACAGATGGAGAATTATTCTACTATTGTCAATGGAGAGTTCCCGGACTTCTGCGATGGGGACTTGCTCGAAAGCATCGATTTCGATGATCTTTTTGTCAGTATTAATGAAAAGGATGTGTTGCCAAATTTGGAGATGGATCCCGAAATCCTTGCTGAATTCTCAGTTAGTGGTAGCGGAGGCGAGGAATCGGATGTGAACACATCTATGTCGAATGAGAGAGTGGTGGATAATAGTATTCGAAGGAAAGATGAGGAAGATAAGTTTTCAGGTTCAGGTTTGGACTCGAGTTTGAGTAGCAGAGGAGAGGAGATTGTGAGTAAGAAAGACGAGTCTGTGGTTGTTAATCCGGTGCCCAGCGAAGATGGTGAAAAGGGAAGAAAGCCAACAACACAAGGGAAGAACAACAATAATCAAAGGAAGAGGAAAATGAAG GTGGATTGGACACCAGAGCTGCACAGGAGGTTCGTGCAAGCAGTGGAGCAGCTAGGGGTGGATAAGGCAGTGCCTTCGAGGATCTTAGAACTTATGGGAATTGACTGTCTCACTCGCCACAACATTGCTAGCCATCTTCAA AAATATCGATTGCACCAGAAACATTTGCTAGCGCGTGAGGCTGAGGCAGCAAGCTGGAGTCAAAGACGGCAAATGTATGGAACCGCTGCCGTGTCTGGTGGAGGTGGAAAGACGGACATAAGTGCATGGCATGCACCCACCATGGGGTTCCCTCCTATAATCCCCATGCACCACCACTTTAGACCATTACATGTATGGGGACAACCCTCCATGGACCCGTCCCTAATGCATATGTGGCCTAAACATCTAGCTCATTCTCCTTATTCACCGCTGCCGCCGCCACCTACATGGCACCAACCACCACCAGACCCTTCATATTGGCACCACCACGCCCACCAAAGG GTTCCAAATGTACTAAACCCAGGGACACCATGCTTTCCACAGCCACCAGCAACT ATATTTCATGCACCTCCTGTCCCAGGAATCCCACCCCATGCCATGTACAAAGTAGACCCCGGCACTGGCGTCCCAACCAGACACAATTCAGGCTCCGACCCTTTCTTAGACCTTCATCCA ACAAAAGAGAGTGTAGATGCAGCTATTGGTGATGTTTTATCGAAGCCATGGCTGCCACTTCCTCTTGGACTGAAACCTCCAGCTACTGATAGTGTTCTAGTGGAGCTGCAAAAGCAAGGAGTTCCAAAGATACCACCACCGTGA
- the LOC118027840 gene encoding transcription activator GLK2 isoform X1, protein MLAVSPFRDTATTKDESQEQMENYSTIVNGEFPDFCDGDLLESIDFDDLFVSINEKDVLPNLEMDPEILAEFSVSGSGGEESDVNTSMSNERVVDNSIRRKDEEDKFSGSGLDSSLSSRGEEIVSKKDESVVVNPVPSEDGEKGRKPTTQGKNNNNQRKRKMKVDWTPELHRRFVQAVEQLGVDKAVPSRILELMGIDCLTRHNIASHLQKYRLHQKHLLAREAEAASWSQRRQMYGTAAVSGGGGKTDISAWHAPTMGFPPIIPMHHHFRPLHVWGQPSMDPSLMHMWPKHLAHSPYSPLPPPPTWHQPPPDPSYWHHHAHQRVPNVLNPGTPCFPQPPATIFHAPPVPGIPPHAMYKVDPGTGVPTRHNSGSDPFLDLHPTKESVDAAIGDVLSKPWLPLPLGLKPPATDSVLVELQKQGVPKIPPP, encoded by the exons ATGCTAGCTGTGTCACCCTTCAGAGACACTGCAACCACCAAGGATGAGAGCCAAGAACAGATGGAGAATTATTCTACTATTGTCAATGGAGAGTTCCCGGACTTCTGCGATGGGGACTTGCTCGAAAGCATCGATTTCGATGATCTTTTTGTCAGTATTAATGAAAAGGATGTGTTGCCAAATTTGGAGATGGATCCCGAAATCCTTGCTGAATTCTCAGTTAGTGGTAGCGGAGGCGAGGAATCGGATGTGAACACATCTATGTCGAATGAGAGAGTGGTGGATAATAGTATTCGAAGGAAAGATGAGGAAGATAAGTTTTCAGGTTCAGGTTTGGACTCGAGTTTGAGTAGCAGAGGAGAGGAGATTGTGAGTAAGAAAGACGAGTCTGTGGTTGTTAATCCGGTGCCCAGCGAAGATGGTGAAAAGGGAAGAAAGCCAACAACACAAGGGAAGAACAACAATAATCAAAGGAAGAGGAAAATGAAG GTGGATTGGACACCAGAGCTGCACAGGAGGTTCGTGCAAGCAGTGGAGCAGCTAGGGGTGGATAAGGCAGTGCCTTCGAGGATCTTAGAACTTATGGGAATTGACTGTCTCACTCGCCACAACATTGCTAGCCATCTTCAA AAATATCGATTGCACCAGAAACATTTGCTAGCGCGTGAGGCTGAGGCAGCAAGCTGGAGTCAAAGACGGCAAATGTATGGAACCGCTGCCGTGTCTGGTGGAGGTGGAAAGACGGACATAAGTGCATGGCATGCACCCACCATGGGGTTCCCTCCTATAATCCCCATGCACCACCACTTTAGACCATTACATGTATGGGGACAACCCTCCATGGACCCGTCCCTAATGCATATGTGGCCTAAACATCTAGCTCATTCTCCTTATTCACCGCTGCCGCCGCCACCTACATGGCACCAACCACCACCAGACCCTTCATATTGGCACCACCACGCCCACCAAAGG GTTCCAAATGTACTAAACCCAGGGACACCATGCTTTCCACAGCCACCAGCAACT ATATTTCATGCACCTCCTGTCCCAGGAATCCCACCCCATGCCATGTACAAAGTAGACCCCGGCACTGGCGTCCCAACCAGACACAATTCAGGCTCCGACCCTTTCTTAGACCTTCATCCA ACAAAAGAGAGTGTAGATGCAGCTATTGGTGATGTTTTATCGAAGCCATGGCTGCCACTTCCTCTTGGACTGAAACCTCCAGCTACTGATAGTGTTCTAGTGGAGCTGCAAAAGCAAGGAGTTCCAAAGATACCACCACCGTGA